The Rickettsia endosymbiont of Gonocerus acuteangulatus nucleotide sequence GAGCATGGTAATTATAGCTACCTATTTCATGCTCTAATTTTGCTAAGCAATATCAGCAGGCTCTTTATAACTCTCCAATACTTCACCTTTAATATAAGAATTAGCTGTGAGTTTAAAAGAATAATCACAATCAGCAATAGCTGGAATTTTTAAATGATGCCACGCATTGCTGTTATTAAGCTGAAAATACTATAAGTAAGTAGAACAGAACCTATTTAAAATAATAAGATTTTAAATAGGTAATGATGAACAGAAAATATAGACACTTATCTCGAGAAGAGAGATATGAGATAAAAAGAATGTATGACCTAGGAGTCAGTATTAATAAGATAGCACAACATCTTACGAGGTCTAAAAGCACTATTAGTATGGAGCTAAAAAGAAATAAGGTAAAAGATAAGTATATGCCTTGTGTTGCTCAGGAAAAATATGAAAACAGGATGTATCAGCAAGAGTTATTAAAAATAGAAAAGAACCCTATGTTGTTAGATTATATTAAAAATGCTATGATTCGCAAGAAATGGTCGCCGGATGCTATAGCCGGAAAGTTAAAACTAGACAAAAATACAGCTTTGTGTATCAGTACAGAAAGTATATATAGATTTGTTTACACTTCTGCAGTAGCAGCTAAATTAAAGTTATATAGCTATTTACCTTCTAAAAGATATAAAAGGCAAGAAAGAGGGAAGAGGCATCAAAGGATCATTATACCACAAAGGATCTCAATACATCAGCGTGATGCAATAGCTACGAAAAAGGTAGAAGTAGGGCATTTTGAGGCAGATCTTACATTTCATAAAGGTATAGCATAAGTCATTAAGGTACTGACAGAGCGAGAGTATCATGTTATAGTAAGCAAATATTAACAAGCATGTAAAGAGATATGGCACGAGCATATGCAATAGAACTAAGACTAAGAGTTATAAAAGCTGTAGAAGCAGGGATACGAATAAGTAAGGTAAGTAAATTATTTAATGTAAGTCGTGATACTATATATAAATGGAAAAAATTAAAAGATAAGCAAGGTACTTTAGAAGCAGCAACTGGTTATCAGAAAGGACATAGTCATAAGATAAAAGATTCAGAATCTTTTAAAGAATTTTTTAAAGCTAATATGAATAAAACATCAAAGGAGTTAGCAAAGCAATGGGGTAATATTGCATCTGTAACTATTTTAAGACAAATCAGAAAACTTGGCTATAGCTATAAACAAAACTCATTTTCATCCGAAAAGAGATATTAAATTAAGAAATGAATTTATAGCAAAGATACAAACCATCACAAAAGACAAATTAGTATATCTTGATGAATCTGGAATAGAGGATAATGCTTGCAAAGAGTATGGATGGAGCATTATAGGACAAAGGTGTTATGGAGAAAAGGTGTATCAACATAAATTTAGAATAAGTATGATAGCTGGTCTTTGTAATGGTAATCTTATTGCTCCTGTAATATTTGAAGGTAATTGTAATACAGAGGTCTTTAAAACTTATATTAGGGATGTATTAATTACAAAATTACAACCTGGGCAAACCGTTATTATGGATAACATTAATTTTCATAAAAATTCTAAAGTTAAAGAGTTCATTGAATCCGTTGGTTGTACCATATTGTATTTACCAACTTACTCTCCTGATTTAAATCCTATAGAGCATTACTGGTTTAAGATAAAAAATGAAATTAGGAAAGTTGTAGGAGATTTTGAAACATTTTATGATGCTGTTTTTAATACTATTAAATTGTCAGTATCTTAATGATTTATGCTATAATCAAAGTATGAATATTGGTGCACTGGTGGATAAAAAGAGTCAAAAGATTATCAAAACTTACGCTATGAGTAAAAAAGTGATAAATTATTGTAAAAATAATTAAACATGTCAAAGAGGATAAAGTTGCAAGCAATACCAATTAATAGGACAGATTATTGTCAATTTTTAATAGTTAGCCAAAAGAATTATAGTTTAACCTACTACGCGCTGAACATGCAAAGAAATGTAGTCATGATGTTATTAATAGATTTTTAAGGAATGAAAAATATACACCTTCTTTGTTATGGGAACACATCAAGAATGATGTTATTTTTTCATCTAATGGATATACAATATTTGATGATACGGTTTTAAATAAAAGGAATACGAAGCAAATAGAAATTGCAAGATCGCAGTACAGTGGAGCTACAGGTAGAGTTACTAAAGGTATAGGAGTAGTGAGTCTGGTATATTATAACCCTGATATTAATAAGTTTTGGGTAATAGATTATCGAATTTTTGCACCTGATCATGATGGAGCAACAAAACTAGAACACCTATTAAACATGTTAAATAATGCTGTTTATAGCAAGAAGATTCCTTTTCAAACAGTACTTTTTGACACATGGTATTCTACACACAAAATTATGCAACATGTTGACTCTCTGGGGAAATATTATTATGCCCCTATTAAAGCCAATAGAAACGTTAGTAAAACACACGATTCTAAACCT carries:
- a CDS encoding transposase; amino-acid sequence: MNRFLRNEKYTPSLLWEHIKNDVIFSSNGYTIFDDTVLNKRNTKQIEIARSQYSGATGRVTKGIGVVSLVYYNPDINKFWVIDYRIFAPDHDGATKLEHLLNMLNNAVYSKKIPFQTVLFDTWYSTHKIMQHVDSLGKYYYAPIKANRNVSKTHDSKPYKAVKELTFSDEEIRHGVEIHIKGFAKNKHVNLFKFTVSTNRVEYVVTNNKTQKSSKAAQDECGFRWVIESMHREIKQLTGIERCQCRKQRIQRNHISWAFLVWAFLKRTANTIGKTVYQIKLGLLDDYMQQQLRSPSLRYLEPNIA
- a CDS encoding IS630 family transposase (programmed frameshift); its protein translation is MARAYAIELRLRVIKAVEAGIRISKVSKLFNVSRDTIYKWKKLKDKQGTLEAATGYQKGHSHKIKDSESFKEFFKANMNKTSKELAKQWGNIASVTILRQIRKLGYSYKKTHFHPKRDIKLRNEFIAKIQTITKDKLVYLDESGIEDNACKEYGWSIIGQRCYGEKVYQHKFRISMIAGLCNGNLIAPVIFEGNCNTEVFKTYIRDVLITKLQPGQTVIMDNINFHKNSKVKEFIESVGCTILYLPTYSPDLNPIEHYWFKIKNEIRKVVGDFETFYDAVFNTIKLSVS
- a CDS encoding IS30 family transposase is translated as MMNRKYRHLSREERYEIKRMYDLGVSINKIAQHLTRSKSTISMELKRNKVKDKYMPCVAQEKYENRMYQQELLKIEKNPMLLDYIKNAMIRKKWSPDAIAGKLKLDKNTALCISTESIYRFVYTSAVAAKLKLYSYLPSKRYKRQERGKRHQRIIIPQRISIHQRDAIATKKVEVGHFEADLTFHKGIA